The Salinirubellus salinus genome segment GTGGGCGACCGGCTGGTCGTCTTCGGTGTGCTCCAGCCAGACGGCCGTCTGGAGGCGGTACGGGCCTACACGGTCCCCGACTCCGGACTGCGCTACGCCTACACCGTCTCCGCGCTGGCGGGGCTGTGGGTGCTCGCCCGCCTCGTCCGGGGCTGGCGAATCGACACCGACGGCTGGGGGCTGGCCCCGCGCGAGGAGCGCGAGGGAGGTGCGCGCGATGCCTGACCTGCTCGCACACGCGCTCGCCGCGTACGCGCTCGGCACCGCCCTGTCGTGGCGTTATGACTGGCTCACGCCCGCGTACGTGACGGTGGCGATGGCGGGGGCGTTCGTCCCCGACCTGGCGAAGATCCGGCTGGCGGTCCACCAGTCCGTGATCGTCGAGGCCATCGGTCGACCGTTCAGCTGGGACCCGCTGCACTACCTCGGTGGTGTCGTCCTCTCGGTGCTCGTCGGGGTGCTCGTCGTCGCGCCCGGTGGCCGGCAGCGGGTGCGGGTGCTCGCGCTGCTCTCGCTCGGGGCGGCGACCCACCTGTTCCTCGACGCGCTGTTGCGCACGCCCAGTGGCCGAGCGTTCCCCGTGTTCTGGCCGCTGACGACGTGGCGCCCGCCGACGCCCGGGCTCTACCTGAGCACGGAGCCGTGGCCGACGCTGTTCTTCGCCGCGCTGGCGCTGGTCGTCTGGTACGTCGACCGCCAGCGCGGGCGGGCGGCAGCCGACCGGGCGGTGGAGGCGGTGGTGGACGACTAGTCGTCGGCTCGAAACGGGGGAGTGGAGGACGGGCGGCGACAGGGGTAGTTTAGCGGCGCCGAGCGAGCAGGAGCGTCGCGGCGAGCAGCCCAATCAGGGCGGCCACGGGCCCGAATCCGGGCCTGTCACCGCTCGTCGCGGTCGTGCTGGGTTGGGCGGTGGTCTGACGCGGCGTCACCGGCCCCGTCTCGGTCGCGGTCTCGCCGGCCTGGCGGAACAGGGTGAGCGCCTTGCGGGCGTCACCCCAGCGGTCGGCAGCCGCCCGCACGCCGTACTCGACGACTCGTCGGCGAGCACCCACTCGCGAAACGCCTCGTCGAGTCGCGGCTCGAGGATGGCGCGTAACCGATACCTCAACGGGGGAATCCTCGCGCGGTAGCGCAGGGAGGACGTCAAGCGGCCTGCGAGAGCGCCTCGACGACGTCATCGAGCGTGAAGAGCTGGAGGTCGTCACGACTGGCAGCTGCCTCCTCGATAGATGGCTTGAATCCACTCCGGCTGAACAGGGCGTACTCGTACTCCGGGTCGCCACCGTCTGACGGTGTCCAGTCGATGTGGGGAGCGTCGTCCTCCAGGCCAGCCAGGACGCCATACCCGAGCGGGCTGTTCGTGAACTTCGCTTCGCCCACCAGCAGCGTCGCGCCACTGGTCGGGGCGACGACGTCGACCTCCCGGTCCTTGTGCCACCACTGACCGGGCACCCGGAGAAGCTGCAGATCAGTGTACAGCGTCGGTACCGCCTCGTGACAGAGACGTTCGAACGTGTTGCTGACGAACGCCGGCAGCTCCGGCTCGATGAGGTCCGCGTACGCACCATCGCCGTAGAGTTCGTACTGACCTGCTCTGCCGTAGAGATATTTGAAGTAGAAGCGAAAGAGCGGGTCGCGGACCCGATAGCGCGTCGTCTTCGTTCGCGTCGGATCTGCCGTCACTGGATGGTAGCGTTCGATGAGGCCGAGCGTCTCCAAGCGGTCGAAGTAATAGGACGTATCGCGGCTGTCGATTCCGGCCCCCTGGGCAATCTCGTTGCGCGTTCGGTTGCCGCTCGCCATCGATTCCAGCAACGCGAAGAAGCGGTTGACCTCGGTGAGTTCCATCTGGAGTACCGTCTCGGGCTCGTCGTGCAGTGGGCCGTCGGCATCCAGCAAGAGGCGCTCGATGTTCTCGCCGAGAGTGAGCGAGCTGTCGAGCGGGGTGAGATACCGCGGGGTTCCCCCGAAGACACCGGCGACGAACACCAGTTCCTCGTTCGAATACCCGGGAACGAACTCCCGGAGCGAACGGAAGGGAAGCTCCTGGAGTTCGATCCTTCCGTTCGGTGTCTGCGAGACACGGCCGTACAGCGGTGCGCCACCGTCGAGGACGTGTTCGTGGATCATGCCGATTGCAGACCCCGTCAGGACGAGTGTCGCCCCACTCTCGTCGACCTCGTGGTCCCAGAGTCGCTGAATGATCGACGGGAGGCTCGCGTCCTGATCGATGAGGTAGGGAAACTCGTCGATGGCGACGACCGCGTCCTGATCGATGAGGTACCGGAGGAGTGGCTCCCACGCCTGGCGAATATCGGTAATCCCCGGATACACCGATTTGGCGGCCTCGATGAATCGGGTGAGCTGGACTGGTGGTGTCTCCTGCACTGCCTGATAATAGACGGCGCCCTCGCGGTCTTTGAGCGATTCGAGGACGAGGCTGCTCTTGCCGATCTGCCGACGACCGTACACGACTGCGAGTGCTGCCTGATCGCTCTCGTACAACGCTCGCAACCGGTGGAGTTCGTCCTCACGGTTGACGAACTGCTCCATATACTCTCTCGACGCCGAGTGCGCATAACCGTACCGATATTAGAAACTCATTTCGTAGAAATGAGTTTCGCAGAATTTCGATTCTCATATCTCGGTCGAACGTTCGAGCGCCTCCACATCGGGAGCCCGTGACGGCACTGTTTGGCGAACCTGGTTCCCCCGAGGTACGCGACGCCGAGCGAGTAGCGTCGCGACCCCGCCCCTCGAATTGTGCTGAACGAATATTCATTCAGTGAAATCGGGGTTGATCGTCACCACTCCCGAGGCGACGCTCACCGGCGACACTCGGCTCCGGGGAGGGGCGTCGATCGAGTCGAGCGGCACTCAGGACGCCAGCGTCAACGTCAGTCCATCCCCGCTGAACGAGCCCTTCGCCTTGCAGTGGCGCGAGCGACGCGAAGCGGATGGCTCGCAGGCAGTGACGGTTCGGTGCTTTCGGACGGAACAACGGGTCGATGGGGATGGGTGACATTCGAGCAGGCGAGCCGAATCCGAACGGTTGCCGATTCGTCGTGGCCCACCCGGTCAGGTACATGGACGAGACAGCAAGTCGAAGTTCCAAACTCCGTTTAGATGGCCATTGGTACCCATCTCAGGGCCTCTGACGCGAAACCGGCGTTTCCAATCTGCGATTCGGCTCCGGGAAGTTGTGCGTGTTGAACGGGTTTGGAGCGGACGAAAAGCGGGGACGACAAACAAATAGAACAGGCGAGAGAAGCGCTCTCGAACGCTCTGAGCCCCGATACCGGAACCCCGTTCGAGCGACAGAGAGCCCCGACTCGGCCCGACAGAGTTTCCAAACACGGTTGCCGTCTTGCGGTTTTGCCCGCTTCGCCCCCCGACTAGCGCCCACCTCGCCCTGCAGTCAAACGGGGTAGAAACCAGCATTCGACGTATAGAGCGCCTCTGCCTCTCGTTTCCATCTCGGTACCCCGGCACCCGTCTCTCGCTTCACCCCTCGTTTCAGCCCAATCCAAACACCGCTTAGACACCGTACCTCCCGGATAGAAACGCAGTTTGGAAGATTTGGAGGGGTCGGCAGCTCCGGTAGCACTTCGGCGTCGTGGGTCCCGCCGGCCCGAGCTACCTGATTCAAGGAGAGAGTCCCGGCCTTCAGGCCGGGCGTGAATCTGACCGCTTCCGACACGTACCACGTGTTTATGCTGGCCGGGGTCGTTTCTCCGGTAACTCAACGCGGAAACGTGGAGGTGGTTTGGCGTTCCTCCCGTCGGCGTGGTCGATACCACACCTTCGACCGGACTCACGTCCACCGACGCACCCGCCGAACGGTGGGCATCAACAACGCGAGCCTGCCGGGGTTGAGCGTCATCACCGTGGCAGAGAGGTGACGCAGGTCGATGGCACGACCCGTGCCCGGACGCCTCGAAAGAGTCGTTCGGGAGCATCCCCCAACTCCCTCGTGGGCGGCGGGGATGCACGGTGCAAGGAGATACCGCGTCCGTCTGGACGCCGAATACGCCACATCCCTCGCGGGACTCACGTATCGCGCACAAACCGAGACACCCCGCTCACGCGGGTGGATTTGCCCCCGTCGGACGAACCGGAGTCCCACGCACCGTTTTCGGTGGTGCGATGGCCAGCCCGACCCCGAGCGCGGATGGGGAACCCTCGCCGTTTACCCCGAGGAGGATGTCATTCCGCCATCCGGTCGCGGATCCACGTCAGCGGATAGATGCCCGTGAACCCTGGCTGGTCGATGCGGAACTGCTGGAGCGGCGTCGCCTCTGCATAGGTCTGGGTGACGCGTGGCTCGCCATCGAGGGGGTCGTTGAGCGCTCGGAGGAGCTTGTGTCCGTCCGATTGGGTCATCGTGATCCAGATGGCCTCCTCGGGCTCACACGCGGCGATCTTGTCGTAGTCCGCTGGCGCGGCCGCGGCGAGGTCGTTGTTGATGCGCTCGACCTCGATAGCGACGACGACCTCACCCTCGCGATCGAGTCCGACGATGTCGAGGCGGTCGGCGTTCCCCGAGGGCTCGTCCGCATCGTGGTTCACCTCGTAGTAGGGAACGACCTCGACGACAGGTGAGTCGGCGTCGTCCAGGTAGTGCGTCTCGAGATATCGCCGCCCGGCTTCGACGCCGAGGGTGTGTTGACTCGACTCGCCGAGGTCGCCCGTGCCGTGGCCAAAGGCGATACCGCGGCGATGCCCCTCGTTCAACAGGGCTCGGCCCTCGCTCGTCACCGTGTACAGGCGGTGGGGGTGGTCACCACCGTGGCTGAGCACCCCGGCGTCGAGGAGTTCGTCGACGGCTTCGGACTCGATACCGACGTACTCCTGGAGCCGGAGCATACTGTCGAAGACGAGGTCGAACTCGGGGGCCTGATAGCGGCCCTGCTGGGCGTTGTAGACCGCTTGCAGGAACATGAGCTGGGCATCGGTGTAGCCGGTGTCGTGGCGTTCGTTCGCGCTGAGCTTGAGCGTCAACTCGGTGATGGGGACGTCGTCTGGATTCGTCGACCCATTGGGGTGGCACTCGAGCGCGCGACGCATCCCCTCGGGGCCGGGGTCGTACGTCGCCTCGCAGTGCTCGCAGACGATGGCGTGGCGCTCAGCGTCGTAGCGAAGCCCGCTCGGAAAGCGCGTGGTGTACGGGAGCGGGGTATCGACCCGTGGCCGGCGAGCGTCGTCGTCACGCGGGTCGGCGGGGTCGGTCGGCTCTCCGTCGGCGGTGTAGCGCTGCGTCGTACTGATGGGGATGCCGGCCTCCTGCACGGTGCGGTGGCGGCATCGGGCAGCGGCGGCCTCGTACAATACCTGCTCGGTTCGGTCGAGTGACTCGTCGCTCGCGGGGTGCCCACGCGGCGGGCTGGGCGAGGCGAGCAGGCAGGGTTGTGGTGGCGTCCCACCGAACGGTGCGGGCAGACTCGCGAGCCACTGGCCGGGGCGGAGCCCACGCATCCGGGCAGCCATCGCCGTGTCGTCGATCTCGTCGGTCGCGAGGCGTTCGGCCAACTGTGGGTCGTAGCGGACCGGGCCGGCGAGGATGGTGCCGACGTCGTTCAGCACCTCGTCATAGGCCCGCTGGGAGGCCGCCTGCAGCTGGCGGGGGAACTGCATCGCGAGCGTGATCGAGAGGCCGAAACTCCGCGATTGCGAGAGAAGCTCACTGAGTAGCCCCGTATCGGCGACCGTGGCCGCCTCTTCGATGTAGCAGTTGACGAGCGGTCGGTCGTCGTCGTCATCATCGCGGGCGGCCCGTCGCCTGAGCGCCGCCCACAACTGCGAGAGGACGACCAGCGTGACCGCCCGTTGTGCGTCGTCGCGTAGCCCACCCGTGTCGATGATGATCGTCGCTCGCTCGTTCAACAGCGCGTCGAGGTCGAAGTGGGGAGTCGCTCCCTCGGTCTCAGCCTCAGCATCGGAGGCTGGGGCGACGTAGCCGAACAGGCGGGCGAGTCGGCGGTCGGCCGGTACCTTCTCGATGCGGGTGAGGACACCCTGCATGATGGCCTGGAAGGTATCGCCGTTGGCTTCGACGACGCCCGCCAGCAGGTCGGCGAGTTCGTCGTCGACGACGGGCGGCGGGGCCTGCCGGGAACGGAGTCGGCGGGCGGCCTGTTGCAACGCGGCGTGTGAGAAGGCGTCCGAGCCGTTGACCGGGTCGAACAGCGCCTTCAGCAGGTAGGTGATGACGTCGGGGCTGCGTTTGGCCTCCCCGTAGCTGTCGGCGCCCATCAGCCCCTTGACGATCTCGACGTAGTGGGTGATACGGTCGTCGACCGCGGTCTCGCGGGGGATGCCTGCCTTCAGGTCGGCTCGGATGTCGAAAAAGCCCATCGCGGGGAGCACTCGACTGCAGTCGAAGTAGTAGACGTCGTTGAGATTTCCGTAGCGAGCGTAGTGTGCCTGCAGGAGCTCACTGGCCATGCCATCACCCTTCGGGAGAAGGGAGATATCGGCGCCGTCGGTCGCGGCGCGATTGTCGATCATAGCTCGATCGAAGAGTGTGGACTTCCCGACGCCGGTCGGGCCGAAGATAGCCATGTGTAACGACTGCAGTTCTGGTGGAAGCGCGAGCAGGTCGCCCGCCTCGTCGTTGTGATCGAGGAGGTGCCCAAGCGTGAAGCCCGTGGTCCGGTAGCGCCGAACCTGCTCGGTCGAGAGGGGCTGGTGGGCGCGTTGCTCGGCCGGCGTCGGTGCCAACGCCCGCCGGGCGGGCTCGGGGAGCGTCGCGCCGCTACAGAGCGTGAACAGCGAGAGGGTGGTCGGGTCGGTGACGATGCAGGCCGACCGATTCTGCGTCCACGGGAGCTTCGTCATGAAGCGGTCGTGGTCCGGCGCGGCATGTTCTCGATTACGGAGTGCACTCCACGCCCGCTCCGAGTCGACGTCCTTGCCTTCGAGGTGGTAGTGCTCGCCGCCGGCGTGCTCGAACGCACTCCGCAGGGCACTGGTGAGCGCGTCGAGTGACCCATCGCCGATCGAGACGCTCTCAGACGCGACAGCTTCCTCCCTGTCGGCGTCGTCGTCGAGATGAGTGGTGGGTCGCACTTCGCCTTCGGCGGCCGTGGCGGCCCCGTCAGTGGCCGCTGGTGGGACGACCTGCGACGTGTGCTGGTCGAAGTCTGGTTTGCAGACGACCGCTCTGGCCGTGACGGCGAAGGCGTGGGTCGCGTCTTTCGTCTCGAGGTCGGCCAGCCGCGACTCGGTGAACCGTGAGTAGTTGCGCTCATCCGCGTCGAGGTGCCGTGTCGTACCGGTGTCGTACTCACGCCGGTACACGCTGTCGCTGTATCCTGCATCTTTGTGCTGGCGACGCTCGTACGAGCGCTTTGCCTCGCGCATCGCCTTGCGCTCGGATGGAGTCCCGAAGATAAACGCGGCGAGCTTCCCACCCCACGTCTCGACGCCCTCTTTCAGGTCGTACTCGCGGAGTTCGACCGCCCACGTGTAGTCCTCGAACGGCTCGACGAGTGCCTGGTAGACGGCCGGATACGGTGACTCAGCTAACAGCGACGCGACGTCGGCGAGCGGCGGTGCCGTCGAGTCCCGGTGCTCCGGGTTCTCGAACGCATCGTAAGGCGTGAGCCGCGTCTGCCAGTCCTGACGACGCTCGCCACGACCCTGCCACTGAATCGCTCGGACCGGGGTCGGGTCGGCAGCCCCGGCCGTGTCCTCGGGCTGGTCGCTACCCCCTCCGTTTCCGGTGGAGCGACATGACAATCCTTCTGTAGCTGAGCGTTCGGTCCGGGTGATTTCGTAGCCTGCGGGAAACAGTTGGCCGGCGAGTCGCTCGATCGTGTCGAGTTGGCTCACCGGCTCGCACCCGAGGTAGTACTCGAGCGTCGGTTCCGGGCCACCCGGTGCGACGAGGAGCACCTCGAGGCGGACGGGCGTGGTCTCATCGAGGCCCAGCGCACCACGCAGCGTGGTCGTCTCGAACAGCGCGTCCCGGATGCCCGAGGCGCCGGAGTTCGTCACCTCGACTGCCCGGTGAAGCCGCTCGAGTTGACCGACGAGCGTCTTCGGCTCGAGTGGGGTATCGGTCGGGCGGACGTGGAGATACGGCCTGGTGTCGCTCGATGTCGCGTCGTGGGCGTTCGACGCGTTCTCGCCGTCGAGGCGGGCGTCAGCTTGACTCGAGCCCCCCGACTCGTGGTCAATCACCGGCTTCCCGCGCTGATTGCGCGATAGATTCGGCGTGGCCGACGGCGACTCTCGATATGCGGATTATCGTGGGGGATTCCCATCACCCGCCGCTTCGCTACTTCTCCGCATATATGCATCTGCTGTCACAGTGGAACATATAGTGGAACGAGAACGAAATCTCCACGCGAGATGACGTGTCACGGGACGAGGCGAGGGTGAGAACGGCTCGAAAGCCCCCGGGCGCTGGGCTCCCGCGGCTCGCTGCGCGCCTCGCAGGCTCGGTGCTTGCGTCGCCGGGGTTCGCCCAGCCCCCGGCCCCTTTCAGTCCCACCCGGTTGCTTGTGTAGGGGAGCGTCGTCTCGTGGACGGCTGGTGTATGCTCGACGTGCGCCCTGCTCGCCAGCCCGGTCGCCTGCGGGGAGTTCGTGCCTCCCCGGCACGCCAGCATTATGCGCGGTTTCGGTCGGCTCGCCGACCGCCGCTCGCCGACGCGAGAACCGGCATAAAGCTGGCCACTCCTCGCGGGCTGGGCTGGCGCGCACGGCTGTTTGTGGCCGTCTCGGATGCCGCGCCACTTCGCGCCCAGGGGCGCTCAGTGAAGGCGCGAAGCGGCGCGGCGGCTGGTCGGTTCGGTGTCGAAACCCCGTTGCAGCGGGGTTGTCGGCGTCGTGGAGACGCCTTCGGACTAGGAAGTCCAATGAGTAGTAGATACACAATCGGTGAAGAAGTTTCGGGCAGTGAACAGCAGACTGAACGGTTCGAGGTCGCAGAGGAGCCGGAGCTCAGAGCGACGGTCGAGATGGAGGTCCAGGCCAAGGTGGACACCAACCACCCGGATGCGCGACGGGCTGGGATGACGCTGGAAGCAGAGGAGCGGATGGCGGGGCGTGAGATGGAGATCGAACGGACGAGTCGGCGGGTCGAGCTCTCGTTGGAGAACGACAGAGAGGCTCGGACGCGGCGGGTCGCGGCGCGAGGGAGTCGCCAGCGGCGGTGTGCGTTCGACGAGCGGGCGGCGAGCGTGGAACCCGAGTGTGAGCCTGGGCTGGACGACCCGAGAGCGCGGCTATCGAAGCAAGAGCTGGCGGGGGTGAATCAAGAAGCAGACCGGTTGGCGAGAGGACTGGGAGGTTGGAAGCGGCCGGCGTACGCCAAGCGGTTGGCCGAGCACGTCGTCGAGGGGGCGAGTCTCCTGACGGCGAGCCTCCGGGTGGTCGAGCAGGTGAAGACGGGTCCGGGACTGGTGGTGCCCATCGCGAAGATCGGCGAGGTGCCGAGTCGGGAGGTGAGCGTGTCTGGGCGAGTGAAAGCGTTGTGGACACCGAGCAGCCCTACAATTGCCCAAGTCGGACTCCTAGAGGACGAGACGGGGACGACGAAGCTGACGGTCTGGAAGCGTTCGGATTCGCCATGGCTGGCCGAGGGCGAGCGTATCCGTGTGTACAAGGCGGCCAAGAGCTGGTACGGCGGCCGGGTCCATATCGCGGCGACCGGGTGGACCGAGATGGCGTTCCCCGACCGGGAGGCGTGGTGGGCTGAATAGGGCCTGACGCCCGATTTTTTGCTGGTGTGGGCGTCGGGCTGTCGACGCTCTCGGGTGGCTGGTGTGTGGTCCCTCCCCAGCCGACGGGCCCGCCGCTTCGCTCCGGCCCCGCCCCTCGCGCGTTCTCGGCAAGCCGATTCATCGCGCGCCTTGTTCC includes the following:
- a CDS encoding metal-dependent hydrolase, with amino-acid sequence MPDLLAHALAAYALGTALSWRYDWLTPAYVTVAMAGAFVPDLAKIRLAVHQSVIVEAIGRPFSWDPLHYLGGVVLSVLVGVLVVAPGGRQRVRVLALLSLGAATHLFLDALLRTPSGRAFPVFWPLTTWRPPTPGLYLSTEPWPTLFFAALALVVWYVDRQRGRAAADRAVEAVVDD
- a CDS encoding PGF-CTERM sorting domain-containing protein gives rise to the protein MGARRRVVEYGVRAAADRWGDARKALTLFRQAGETATETGPVTPRQTTAQPSTTATSGDRPGFGPVAALIGLLAATLLLARRR
- a CDS encoding ATP-binding protein, translating into MEQFVNREDELHRLRALYESDQAALAVVYGRRQIGKSSLVLESLKDREGAVYYQAVQETPPVQLTRFIEAAKSVYPGITDIRQAWEPLLRYLIDQDAVVAIDEFPYLIDQDASLPSIIQRLWDHEVDESGATLVLTGSAIGMIHEHVLDGGAPLYGRVSQTPNGRIELQELPFRSLREFVPGYSNEELVFVAGVFGGTPRYLTPLDSSLTLGENIERLLLDADGPLHDEPETVLQMELTEVNRFFALLESMASGNRTRNEIAQGAGIDSRDTSYYFDRLETLGLIERYHPVTADPTRTKTTRYRVRDPLFRFYFKYLYGRAGQYELYGDGAYADLIEPELPAFVSNTFERLCHEAVPTLYTDLQLLRVPGQWWHKDREVDVVAPTSGATLLVGEAKFTNSPLGYGVLAGLEDDAPHIDWTPSDGGDPEYEYALFSRSGFKPSIEEAAASRDDLQLFTLDDVVEALSQAA
- a CDS encoding type IV secretory system conjugative DNA transfer family protein codes for the protein MIDHESGGSSQADARLDGENASNAHDATSSDTRPYLHVRPTDTPLEPKTLVGQLERLHRAVEVTNSGASGIRDALFETTTLRGALGLDETTPVRLEVLLVAPGGPEPTLEYYLGCEPVSQLDTIERLAGQLFPAGYEITRTERSATEGLSCRSTGNGGGSDQPEDTAGAADPTPVRAIQWQGRGERRQDWQTRLTPYDAFENPEHRDSTAPPLADVASLLAESPYPAVYQALVEPFEDYTWAVELREYDLKEGVETWGGKLAAFIFGTPSERKAMREAKRSYERRQHKDAGYSDSVYRREYDTGTTRHLDADERNYSRFTESRLADLETKDATHAFAVTARAVVCKPDFDQHTSQVVPPAATDGAATAAEGEVRPTTHLDDDADREEAVASESVSIGDGSLDALTSALRSAFEHAGGEHYHLEGKDVDSERAWSALRNREHAAPDHDRFMTKLPWTQNRSACIVTDPTTLSLFTLCSGATLPEPARRALAPTPAEQRAHQPLSTEQVRRYRTTGFTLGHLLDHNDEAGDLLALPPELQSLHMAIFGPTGVGKSTLFDRAMIDNRAATDGADISLLPKGDGMASELLQAHYARYGNLNDVYYFDCSRVLPAMGFFDIRADLKAGIPRETAVDDRITHYVEIVKGLMGADSYGEAKRSPDVITYLLKALFDPVNGSDAFSHAALQQAARRLRSRQAPPPVVDDELADLLAGVVEANGDTFQAIMQGVLTRIEKVPADRRLARLFGYVAPASDAEAETEGATPHFDLDALLNERATIIIDTGGLRDDAQRAVTLVVLSQLWAALRRRAARDDDDDDRPLVNCYIEEAATVADTGLLSELLSQSRSFGLSITLAMQFPRQLQAASQRAYDEVLNDVGTILAGPVRYDPQLAERLATDEIDDTAMAARMRGLRPGQWLASLPAPFGGTPPQPCLLASPSPPRGHPASDESLDRTEQVLYEAAAARCRHRTVQEAGIPISTTQRYTADGEPTDPADPRDDDARRPRVDTPLPYTTRFPSGLRYDAERHAIVCEHCEATYDPGPEGMRRALECHPNGSTNPDDVPITELTLKLSANERHDTGYTDAQLMFLQAVYNAQQGRYQAPEFDLVFDSMLRLQEYVGIESEAVDELLDAGVLSHGGDHPHRLYTVTSEGRALLNEGHRRGIAFGHGTGDLGESSQHTLGVEAGRRYLETHYLDDADSPVVEVVPYYEVNHDADEPSGNADRLDIVGLDREGEVVVAIEVERINNDLAAAAPADYDKIAACEPEEAIWITMTQSDGHKLLRALNDPLDGEPRVTQTYAEATPLQQFRIDQPGFTGIYPLTWIRDRMAE
- a CDS encoding DNA-binding protein translates to MSSRYTIGEEVSGSEQQTERFEVAEEPELRATVEMEVQAKVDTNHPDARRAGMTLEAEERMAGREMEIERTSRRVELSLENDREARTRRVAARGSRQRRCAFDERAASVEPECEPGLDDPRARLSKQELAGVNQEADRLARGLGGWKRPAYAKRLAEHVVEGASLLTASLRVVEQVKTGPGLVVPIAKIGEVPSREVSVSGRVKALWTPSSPTIAQVGLLEDETGTTKLTVWKRSDSPWLAEGERIRVYKAAKSWYGGRVHIAATGWTEMAFPDREAWWAE